Proteins encoded within one genomic window of Mya arenaria isolate MELC-2E11 chromosome 13, ASM2691426v1:
- the LOC128214394 gene encoding uncharacterized protein LOC128214394, whose protein sequence is MLALDCEGDSLSRKGKVQLLSIATRKKSYILDIQKLKALPFEGGLRELLEDKHAIKLMFDCREDADALFHQFHVKLDGVLDIQLLEIMKRHEFERKNINRKRGDHTYGAIYLKSLLGCIKENIEFEEMVKHKEYGKGLEREWAKRPLTAEQIKYAKTDVLSLFCLFDHFKPDDEEMTRLKVASQIYVDLKRSIPFRVYNDFENNKYLPVDVIPDKGTTSFPVGFVSCTTCHRLFPWDEFSKNQLNKHNQMCRTCKKVKNDKDEEKNRLANYERAEREEESRWDQCEYELYDSEPERAEREEWAYEEDRYDQYCDNDDEWW, encoded by the coding sequence ATGTTGGCATTGGATTGCGAAGGTGACAGCCTTTCACGTAAAGGTAAAGTTCAGCTCCTGTCAATAGCTACCCGGAAAAAGTCATATATCTTGGACATACAGAAACTGAAAGCGCTTCCGTTTGAGGGAGGTTTACGTGAACTTTTAGAAGACAAACACGCGATTAAGTTGATGTTTGATTGCAGGGAGGATGCTGATGCTTTGTTTCACCAATTCCATGTAAAATTGGATGGTGTGCTCGACATTCAACTGCTTGAGATAATGAAACGTCACGAGtttgagagaaaaaatataaataggaAAAGAGGCGACCACACGTATGGTGCGATTTATCTTAAAAGTTTATTGGGCtgtattaaagaaaatattgaattcGAGGAAATGGTTAAACATAAGGAATACGGAAAAGGGCTTGAAAGGGAATGGGCGAAGCGACCTCTTACCGCTGAACAGataaaatacgcaaaaactgatGTGCTGTCGTTATTCTGTTTGTTTGACCACTTTAAGCCCGACGATGAAGAAATGACAAGGCTGAAAGTTGCATCGCAGATTTATGTAGACTTAAAAAGGTCTATTCCTTTCCGTGTGTACAACGATTTCGAAAACAACAAGTATCTTCCAGTTGACGTAATTCCAGATAAGGGAACAACCAGTTTTCCAGTTGGGTTTGTTTCATGTACGACATGTCATCGGCTTTTTCCGTGGGATGAATTTTCCAAAAATCAATTGAATAAGCACAATCAGATGTGTAGAACATGCAAGAAAGTAAAGAATGATAAAGACGAAGAGAAAAACAGGCTTGCAAACTACGAGAGGGCAGAGAGGGAAGAAGAATCAAGGTgggaccagtgtgaatatgagTTATATGATAGTGAGCCCGAGAGAGCAGAGAGGGAAGAGTGGGCATATGAAGAAGACCGATATGATCAGTATTGTGACAATGATGATGAATGGTGGTAA